A portion of the Candidatus Nezhaarchaeota archaeon genome contains these proteins:
- a CDS encoding AAA family ATPase: MPTSKVVVSISGKGGVGKSTVAALMLKNLVEEDGRSILVVDADPASNLADMLNVPIEKTVAKVAEEFRRDIDRGAIPPGVSKKDLLEFRVYSALKGLRGFDLLVMGRGEGEGCYCYVNNVLTNVLDTLTKNYDVTLMDMEAGLEHISRRTDRDVDFMIVVVDPSKMSFETAKRIKEVAREAHVEFKRMVMVANRFHPDSEGVVRKKAEEVGMEFGALIPEDPLVHRFNLEGRSLLELPSSSPAVVAARGLLAYLSLLPPS; the protein is encoded by the coding sequence ATGCCTACCTCTAAGGTAGTAGTGTCCATCTCTGGGAAGGGGGGTGTTGGGAAGAGCACGGTGGCTGCCTTAATGCTAAAGAACCTGGTCGAGGAGGATGGACGTAGCATACTAGTCGTCGACGCTGACCCAGCTTCTAACTTAGCCGACATGCTGAACGTGCCCATAGAGAAGACCGTGGCTAAGGTGGCTGAGGAGTTTAGGAGAGACATAGACCGCGGAGCAATTCCGCCTGGGGTAAGTAAGAAGGACTTGCTCGAGTTCAGGGTGTACTCAGCTCTCAAGGGGCTCAGGGGCTTCGACCTCTTAGTAATGGGTAGAGGTGAGGGGGAGGGGTGCTACTGCTACGTTAACAACGTGCTCACCAACGTACTGGACACGTTGACGAAGAACTACGACGTCACCCTCATGGACATGGAGGCAGGCCTAGAGCACATTAGCAGGCGCACCGATCGCGACGTCGACTTCATGATAGTAGTTGTCGATCCGAGCAAGATGAGCTTCGAGACCGCTAAGAGGATAAAGGAGGTTGCTCGAGAGGCCCACGTCGAGTTTAAGCGCATGGTGATGGTGGCCAACCGCTTCCACCCAGACAGCGAGGGGGTAGTTAGGAAGAAGGCTGAGGAGGTGGGCATGGAGTTCGGCGCCCTCATACCTGAAGACCCGCTCGTCCACCGCTTTAACCTCGAGGGCCGCTCCCTACTCGAGCTACCTAGCAGCTCGCCTGCCGTCGTAGCAGCTAGGGGCCTCTTAGCGTACTTAAGCCTCCTGCCTCCCAGCTAG